One part of the Actinotignum schaalii genome encodes these proteins:
- the pheA gene encoding prephenate dehydratase, translating to MQSSPATEPVRYSFLGPRGTFCFAALQQVASEDTATFVPAVDVPSALRMVRAGQTDAAVVPIENSVEGGVNATLDSLTAGSPLEIRGEMLVPITFSLAVRPGTRAADIRRVATHPHAWAQCRTWIAEHLTDAVHVPATSTAAAARELAENPDADFDAAICAVPTTGVYGLVSLSDEIADNRNAVTRFIKVSKPGEIPPATGSDKTTLMVRLASEKPGALLEMLQQFAAVGVNLSRIESRPAGDQLGRYAFSLDAEGHIHDERVQAALVGLHRICPEVTFLGSYARADRQATRLHAGTSDEDFGAARTWVASLLSRVTR from the coding sequence ATGCAATCCTCGCCCGCTACCGAACCGGTCCGCTATTCTTTCCTCGGCCCGCGCGGCACGTTTTGCTTTGCCGCTTTGCAGCAGGTAGCCAGCGAGGACACCGCCACCTTCGTGCCTGCCGTGGACGTTCCCTCGGCGCTGCGGATGGTGCGCGCCGGGCAGACCGACGCCGCCGTGGTGCCCATCGAAAATTCGGTGGAAGGCGGGGTTAATGCCACTCTCGATTCTCTCACCGCCGGCTCGCCGCTGGAAATTCGCGGGGAAATGCTGGTTCCGATTACGTTCTCGCTGGCGGTGCGGCCCGGCACGCGCGCCGCGGATATTCGCCGGGTCGCCACCCATCCGCATGCGTGGGCGCAGTGCCGCACCTGGATCGCCGAACACCTGACCGATGCCGTGCACGTGCCAGCGACCTCCACGGCCGCCGCGGCGCGCGAACTCGCGGAAAATCCGGATGCGGATTTTGATGCGGCGATTTGCGCGGTTCCCACCACAGGAGTGTACGGGCTCGTCTCGCTCTCCGATGAGATCGCCGATAATCGCAATGCCGTCACACGCTTCATTAAAGTGAGTAAACCCGGGGAGATTCCCCCGGCGACGGGCTCGGATAAAACAACGCTGATGGTGCGGCTGGCCTCGGAGAAGCCCGGCGCGCTGCTGGAGATGCTGCAACAATTTGCTGCGGTTGGTGTTAATTTATCGCGTATCGAGTCGCGCCCGGCCGGTGACCAGCTGGGTCGTTACGCTTTCTCCCTGGATGCCGAGGGCCATATTCACGATGAGCGAGTGCAGGCCGCGCTGGTCGGGCTGCATCGCATCTGCCCGGAAGTAACGTTCCTGGGCAGTTACGCGCGCGCGGATCGGCAGGCCACGCGCCTGCACGCCGGAACTTCCGACGAAGATTTCGGTGCCGCACGCACCTGGGTCGCCTCGCTGCTCAGCCGGGTTACTCGCTAA
- the serS gene encoding serine--tRNA ligase, whose product MLDMRSVRENPEAIRESQRRRGNDPATVDALLAADDARRTTLQEFEAARAEQKEVSRSVGKASPEERPAVLAHAKELAEKVKALDAAAAEAEETYLAANRAIENPVLAGVPAGGEDDYEVLEVIGTPRDFEAEGFTPKDHLDIAEGLGALDMDRGAKVSGSRFYYLKGVGAHLEMAMFRMAIDQAAEHGFTLMTTPTIVNPDIMSGTGFLGEHSDEIYYLGADDQYLVGTSEVPLAGYHKDEILELGGKPRRYCGYSACYRREAGSYGKDTRGIIRVHQFNKVEMFSYCPVEQSEEEHRALLAMEREMIGKMELPYRIINVAAGDLGSSAAQKFDCEAWLPTQHRYMEVTSTSNCTTYQARRLNVRERVDGKTRAVATLNGTLATTRWLVALFENHQQKDGSLYVPEALRPYLGAGLAGREFIEPMK is encoded by the coding sequence ATGCTTGATATGCGTTCTGTTCGCGAGAATCCGGAAGCCATCCGTGAGTCCCAGCGCCGCCGCGGGAATGATCCCGCTACCGTCGATGCCCTGCTCGCCGCCGACGATGCGCGCCGCACCACCCTGCAAGAGTTCGAAGCCGCCCGGGCCGAACAAAAAGAGGTGTCGCGATCCGTGGGGAAAGCCTCCCCGGAGGAGCGCCCCGCCGTGCTCGCCCACGCCAAAGAGCTGGCCGAAAAGGTCAAGGCGCTGGATGCAGCCGCGGCGGAAGCCGAAGAAACCTACCTGGCCGCGAATCGTGCGATTGAGAACCCGGTGCTCGCCGGGGTGCCCGCGGGCGGGGAAGATGATTACGAGGTGCTGGAGGTGATCGGCACCCCGCGCGATTTCGAGGCGGAGGGCTTCACCCCCAAGGACCACCTCGATATCGCGGAGGGCCTAGGGGCCCTGGATATGGACCGCGGCGCGAAGGTCTCCGGTTCGCGTTTCTACTACCTCAAGGGTGTGGGCGCGCACCTGGAGATGGCGATGTTCCGCATGGCCATTGATCAGGCAGCCGAACACGGCTTCACGCTTATGACCACGCCCACGATTGTGAACCCGGATATTATGTCCGGCACCGGGTTCCTCGGGGAGCATTCCGATGAGATTTACTACCTGGGTGCCGATGACCAGTACCTGGTGGGTACCTCGGAAGTGCCGCTGGCCGGCTACCACAAGGATGAGATTTTGGAGCTGGGCGGTAAGCCGCGGCGCTACTGCGGGTATTCGGCCTGCTACCGGCGTGAGGCCGGCTCCTACGGGAAGGACACCCGCGGGATTATTCGCGTGCACCAATTCAATAAGGTGGAAATGTTCTCCTACTGCCCGGTGGAGCAATCCGAGGAAGAACACCGCGCGCTGCTCGCGATGGAACGCGAAATGATCGGGAAGATGGAACTGCCCTACCGCATTATTAATGTGGCGGCCGGCGATCTGGGTTCTTCCGCGGCGCAGAAATTCGATTGCGAGGCGTGGCTGCCCACCCAGCACCGCTATATGGAAGTCACCTCGACCTCCAATTGCACCACCTACCAGGCGCGGCGGCTCAATGTGCGCGAGCGCGTGGATGGGAAAACCCGCGCGGTGGCCACCCTCAATGGGACCCTGGCCACCACCCGCTGGTTGGTGGCGCTTTTCGAGAACCACCAGCAGAAAGACGGCTCGCTGTACGTGCCCGAGGCGCTGCGGCCCTACCTGGGCGCCGGCCTGGCCGGGCGCGAATTCATCGAGCCGATGAAGTAG
- a CDS encoding trypsin-like serine peptidase, which produces MRNRYRHAGILAVLLGALLTLALLAGLLGGCALVKAPVLAAPVPRPVTYDNFGDDAVAIVWDDDANHRDLDAEFDDSGIVDGRVLAAAYHRGAGLPDSLNAALNEDPKVSDVGLGEGLPGAGYNFPGIPQVGTFFHVVPGTTQVIRGCTGVVLDTPGRSQILSAAHCWPGDAYAATVFVPQFSIIAGTAYIPHGIWRIDPDAVVINDAYYSDDEDADRYDAAVLTADPDRFGNLLEDVTGGLPIADVSPEQPDIEVIGYPVAESFEADNYTSAYPRHCRNSTETFTENGVDYFHIECAGMPTGVSGGPWLQQGENGEWAIVAITGGAQDGGGYTDDESVGVPMDNLIAQLLEEARITLEDATLEPGNPAHEVLGYLGGQPDRADAFTVWPSGAVALYLDAGSGAEVLPAAGEETGELAQLDAARSFRSVRILGGRDRRLRNLRTLAAGDLDGSGMADILTLGRDGALILWHDPGLFGLRHPEHLNPHLPLEFTNVTKMSIADDTLTVTNLDGTTTQYADISQQGIQPKPRTS; this is translated from the coding sequence GTGAGGAATCGGTATCGTCACGCGGGCATCCTGGCGGTGTTACTCGGCGCGCTACTCACGCTGGCTCTGCTCGCCGGGCTGCTGGGCGGGTGCGCCCTGGTCAAAGCCCCGGTACTCGCCGCTCCGGTTCCGCGCCCGGTCACCTACGATAATTTTGGCGACGACGCCGTGGCCATCGTCTGGGACGACGATGCCAATCATCGCGATCTCGACGCCGAATTTGACGACTCTGGCATTGTGGACGGCCGGGTCCTGGCCGCCGCCTACCACCGCGGTGCCGGACTTCCCGATTCCCTCAACGCCGCACTCAATGAGGACCCGAAGGTCAGCGATGTGGGGCTGGGGGAGGGCCTGCCCGGGGCGGGCTACAACTTCCCGGGAATCCCGCAGGTGGGTACTTTCTTCCACGTGGTTCCCGGCACAACCCAGGTGATCCGCGGCTGTACCGGCGTGGTCCTCGATACCCCGGGGCGTTCCCAGATTCTTTCCGCCGCGCACTGCTGGCCCGGGGATGCCTACGCCGCCACTGTCTTCGTGCCGCAATTCTCCATTATTGCCGGCACCGCCTATATTCCCCACGGTATTTGGCGTATCGACCCGGACGCCGTGGTTATCAACGATGCGTATTACAGCGATGATGAGGATGCGGATCGGTACGATGCCGCCGTCCTCACCGCGGACCCGGACCGCTTCGGCAACCTCCTCGAGGACGTGACCGGTGGCCTGCCCATTGCCGATGTGAGCCCGGAACAACCCGATATTGAGGTGATCGGCTACCCGGTGGCCGAATCTTTCGAGGCCGATAACTACACCTCCGCCTACCCGCGCCACTGCCGCAATTCCACCGAAACTTTCACGGAAAACGGGGTGGACTATTTCCATATTGAATGCGCCGGGATGCCCACCGGGGTCTCCGGCGGGCCCTGGCTCCAGCAAGGCGAGAACGGGGAATGGGCCATCGTGGCGATTACCGGCGGCGCGCAGGATGGCGGGGGCTATACCGATGACGAATCCGTGGGTGTGCCCATGGATAACCTCATCGCGCAGCTGCTGGAAGAAGCCCGCATCACCCTGGAGGATGCCACCCTTGAACCGGGCAACCCGGCCCACGAAGTCCTCGGCTACCTGGGCGGCCAGCCCGACCGCGCCGATGCCTTCACGGTGTGGCCTTCCGGGGCGGTCGCGCTCTACCTGGATGCCGGTAGCGGGGCGGAAGTCCTGCCGGCGGCCGGGGAAGAAACCGGCGAACTCGCCCAGTTGGATGCCGCGCGCAGCTTCCGTTCCGTACGGATCCTGGGCGGGCGCGATCGCCGTTTACGTAACCTCCGCACCCTCGCGGCCGGGGATCTGGACGGTTCCGGCATGGCCGATATTCTCACCCTCGGCCGCGATGGCGCCCTCATCCTCTGGCACGATCCGGGCCTCTTCGGCCTGCGCCACCCCGAGCACCTCAACCCGCATCTTCCCCTCGAATTCACCAACGTGACCAAGATGAGCATCGCCGATGACACCCTCACCGTCACTAACCTTGATGGCACGACGACGCAGTATGCGGATATCTCCCAGCAAGGTATCCAGCCCAAGCCGCGCACCTCATGA
- the nrdF gene encoding class 1b ribonucleoside-diphosphate reductase subunit beta, which translates to MIPPKLKLVSSVQAINWNRIEDEKDLEVWDRLTGNFWLPEKVPLSNDIQSWNTLKPHEQLMTTRVFTGLTLLDTIQGTVGAVSLIPDAVTPHEEAVYTNIAFMESVHAKSYSSIFSTLISTDEIDETFEWSENNEFLQKKAQIVLDYYRGDDPEKRKVASTMLESFLFYSGFYAPMYWSAHAKLTNTADLIRLIIRDEAVHGYYIGYKYQRAVEKASKERKTELKEYTFELLQDLYENEEEYTASLYDEMGLTEDVKAFLRYNANKALMNLGYEALFNPDQTAVNPAILAALSPNADENHDFFSGSGSSYVIGEVEDTTDDDWDF; encoded by the coding sequence GTGATCCCCCCGAAGTTGAAACTTGTCAGTTCTGTGCAAGCCATTAACTGGAACCGCATCGAGGACGAAAAGGACCTCGAAGTGTGGGACCGCCTCACGGGGAATTTCTGGCTGCCCGAAAAGGTGCCGCTGTCCAACGATATTCAGTCGTGGAATACCCTCAAGCCGCATGAACAGCTCATGACCACTCGGGTGTTCACCGGCCTGACCTTGCTCGATACCATTCAGGGCACCGTGGGCGCGGTCTCGCTCATCCCGGATGCGGTCACCCCGCACGAGGAAGCGGTGTATACAAATATCGCCTTCATGGAATCGGTGCACGCGAAGTCGTATTCTTCGATTTTCTCCACGCTCATTTCCACCGATGAGATCGACGAAACTTTCGAATGGTCGGAAAATAACGAATTCCTCCAGAAGAAGGCGCAGATCGTGCTGGATTACTACCGCGGGGATGATCCGGAAAAGCGCAAGGTGGCCTCCACGATGCTGGAATCCTTCCTCTTCTACTCCGGTTTCTACGCGCCCATGTACTGGTCCGCGCACGCCAAGCTCACCAATACCGCGGACCTCATCCGCCTCATTATTCGCGACGAAGCCGTGCACGGCTACTACATCGGCTACAAATACCAGCGCGCGGTGGAGAAGGCCAGCAAGGAACGCAAGACCGAACTCAAGGAATACACCTTCGAGCTGCTCCAAGACCTCTACGAGAACGAGGAAGAATACACCGCCAGCCTCTACGATGAGATGGGCCTGACGGAGGACGTCAAGGCATTCCTGCGCTACAACGCCAATAAGGCGCTCATGAACCTCGGTTATGAAGCGCTGTTCAATCCGGATCAGACGGCCGTCAATCCGGCGATCCTGGCGGCGCTTTCCCCGAACGCGGACGAAAACCACGATTTCTTCTCCGGTTCCGGATCCTCGTACGTTATCGGCGAAGTGGAAGATACTACCGACGACGACTGGGATTTCTAG
- a CDS encoding aminoglycoside phosphotransferase family protein — protein MDQPHTPLTLRTLLTERQYAAFTAAWAELRGGLAPGSGSHSGGALGDGRSGESLPGCALRGESLTSPDAVRVRDLSWPERESTVLHLSGPGVSWILKTAGNTAYSVGREARARAWTGPLEARGTVARLLWYDDAAPLAILDYLPGCDVLGSPWELSPRVHYQAGAALALLHGAGARLDHGFAKGALTRTRARIAEIRALAPGGALPADFTGGPPPATSPEGILPAAFDEKLAEAEDFLASYQPGSVVVHPTHGDWQARNWLWDEPVGKLRVIDFGRFGWRPAAADFLELHELWQAHPELDEAAARGYREAGGNWPAGSEVGTGSGKPSNGSGKPSNGSGEREANGGSDIGRLLRVARDVGHMWHRATTARRIAGAPAAR, from the coding sequence ATGGACCAGCCGCACACACCACTCACGCTGCGAACACTGCTTACCGAGCGGCAGTATGCAGCGTTTACGGCCGCGTGGGCAGAGCTGCGCGGCGGCTTGGCACCCGGCAGCGGCTCGCATAGCGGCGGCGCCTTAGGTGACGGGCGTTCCGGCGAGTCACTACCCGGCTGCGCGCTGCGCGGCGAGTCACTGACCAGCCCGGATGCCGTGCGGGTGCGCGACCTTTCCTGGCCGGAACGCGAGAGCACCGTTCTCCACCTCAGCGGCCCCGGGGTGTCCTGGATTCTCAAAACCGCCGGGAACACTGCTTACAGCGTGGGGCGCGAAGCCCGAGCACGCGCGTGGACCGGCCCTTTGGAGGCGCGCGGCACCGTGGCTCGCTTGCTGTGGTACGACGACGCCGCCCCGCTGGCCATCCTCGACTATCTACCCGGATGTGACGTTCTGGGCAGCCCGTGGGAATTATCCCCGCGGGTGCATTACCAGGCAGGGGCCGCCCTCGCACTGCTCCACGGGGCGGGAGCTCGCCTTGATCACGGTTTCGCCAAGGGTGCCCTCACCCGCACCCGGGCGCGGATCGCGGAAATTCGCGCCCTCGCTCCGGGCGGCGCACTACCCGCTGATTTTACTGGCGGACCGCCGCCCGCCACTTCCCCAGAGGGCATACTGCCCGCCGCTTTCGATGAGAAGCTCGCCGAAGCCGAAGATTTTCTGGCGAGCTACCAGCCGGGCAGCGTCGTCGTACATCCCACGCACGGGGATTGGCAGGCGCGCAATTGGTTGTGGGATGAGCCCGTCGGTAAACTGCGGGTCATTGATTTTGGGCGCTTCGGGTGGCGGCCAGCCGCCGCGGATTTCCTGGAACTGCACGAACTGTGGCAGGCTCATCCGGAATTGGACGAGGCCGCGGCGCGCGGCTACCGCGAGGCGGGAGGGAACTGGCCCGCTGGAAGCGAAGTCGGCACCGGCAGCGGAAAGCCCAGCAACGGCAGCGGAAAGCCCAGCAACGGCAGCGGCGAACGCGAGGCCAACGGTGGGAGCGATATTGGGCGGCTGCTGCGAGTGGCGCGCGACGTCGGCCATATGTGGCACCGGGCCACCACGGCCCGCCGGATCGCGGGCGCGCCCGCCGCGCGCTAA
- a CDS encoding leucine-rich repeat protein codes for MKKGLVGTVGALCTALMMGLAALVPAATAAPAATWDAADFTIETEGATTTLRGLSDTGLQKIMNLKHVVIPEGVTALTGPNGRTGNMHSKGITGITLPATLTEVSYGFLDRNAISAVEFPAGMQKIGPAAFQANALTEVTLPASITEVAWSAFQNNHISTVRLAGTYNNAVFPVVPGSSAGNSSPAFAQQELADATVPAQGTLTLARISDVNGDLSGRGLTWDAYYWDDGAAEPALTSSIVTFAAGTVTGVAPGSTRVIMMANDTATGKPLYSAVVRVNVTEPAPEPEPEPEPVPDPEPVPDPDPQPAPDPVPDPNPQPAPDPVPDPNPQPQPQPDPDPAPDPQPQPADPTSPSQPQGPKPQPAPKPAPKPEANKPAPTPSKAPTRQLAHTGLATTGALAVMAVLLPTGYALRRRAE; via the coding sequence ATGAAAAAGGGACTCGTTGGCACGGTGGGTGCACTGTGCACGGCATTGATGATGGGGCTGGCGGCGCTGGTGCCGGCAGCCACCGCCGCTCCCGCTGCCACGTGGGATGCCGCGGATTTCACTATTGAAACCGAGGGCGCTACCACAACGCTGCGCGGTTTGAGCGATACCGGCCTGCAGAAAATTATGAACCTCAAGCACGTGGTTATTCCGGAGGGCGTGACCGCGCTGACCGGGCCGAATGGCCGGACGGGGAATATGCACAGCAAGGGAATCACCGGCATTACGCTGCCGGCCACGCTCACGGAGGTGAGTTACGGTTTCCTGGATCGCAATGCGATTTCCGCGGTGGAATTCCCGGCGGGGATGCAGAAGATTGGGCCGGCTGCTTTCCAGGCCAATGCGCTCACGGAGGTCACGCTGCCCGCCTCGATCACCGAGGTGGCCTGGAGCGCTTTCCAAAATAATCACATTTCCACGGTGCGGTTGGCCGGCACGTATAACAACGCCGTTTTCCCGGTGGTGCCCGGCAGCAGCGCCGGCAATAGCAGCCCGGCTTTCGCGCAGCAGGAGCTCGCCGATGCCACGGTACCCGCGCAGGGCACGCTCACGCTCGCGCGGATTTCTGATGTGAACGGCGATCTCAGCGGTCGCGGGCTCACGTGGGATGCGTATTATTGGGACGACGGCGCAGCCGAGCCCGCCCTCACCAGCTCCATCGTGACCTTTGCCGCTGGCACGGTGACCGGGGTTGCTCCGGGTTCCACCCGCGTCATCATGATGGCGAATGATACGGCCACCGGTAAGCCGCTGTATTCCGCGGTGGTTCGGGTCAATGTGACCGAGCCGGCGCCTGAGCCTGAACCTGAACCCGAACCGGTTCCTGATCCTGAGCCAGTTCCCGATCCCGACCCCCAGCCGGCACCGGACCCTGTTCCGGACCCTAACCCTCAACCGGCACCAGACCCTGTTCCGGATCCAAACCCTCAACCGCAGCCGCAACCCGATCCAGATCCGGCGCCCGATCCGCAGCCACAACCCGCGGATCCCACTTCTCCGTCGCAACCGCAGGGCCCGAAGCCCCAACCGGCTCCTAAACCTGCGCCGAAGCCCGAGGCTAACAAGCCGGCTCCTACCCCAAGCAAGGCACCGACGCGGCAACTCGCCCACACTGGCCTGGCCACTACGGGCGCTCTGGCCGTCATGGCCGTGCTGCTGCCCACCGGCTACGCCCTGCGCCGGCGTGCCGAGTAA
- a CDS encoding HAD family hydrolase, translated as MKIQVESTAARLRAAFDAAGTPPAGPELMVCLDLDGTTLRPDGIIAERVDAAFQEHLRRGTHLVVATGRGRESAIPVLDMLRVSETIMVCSNGNETVLLGNAQLPGVQVRTVRSMTDRGDVVPVRLAHLFTMEEADLARALDAMRREFPGAYFAVEPVEGPRRVAHGYATERLEPNAIWVKFKDLVVPDALRLIMVVPRMEAAELMARLSRLDMPGVDWAASSSSGSGWVDWAASSSSGSGWVDAGRAGISKASALEVLRRDFGIARGGTVAVGDGGNDIQMLEWAGVGVAMGQALDYVRAHARAVTDPVWDDGVATLLEVLLAR; from the coding sequence GTGAAAATCCAGGTGGAATCGACGGCGGCGCGCTTGCGGGCCGCATTCGATGCCGCCGGGACCCCGCCGGCCGGGCCGGAGCTCATGGTCTGCTTGGATCTGGATGGCACCACGCTCCGGCCGGACGGCATTATTGCCGAGCGGGTGGACGCCGCGTTCCAGGAGCACCTGCGCCGGGGAACCCACCTGGTGGTGGCCACCGGGCGCGGGCGCGAATCCGCCATTCCCGTGCTCGATATGCTGCGGGTGAGCGAAACCATTATGGTGTGCTCGAACGGCAACGAAACGGTGTTGCTCGGAAACGCGCAGCTTCCCGGGGTGCAGGTGCGTACGGTCCGCTCCATGACGGATCGCGGGGATGTGGTGCCGGTGCGCCTCGCCCACCTTTTCACCATGGAGGAAGCCGACCTGGCCCGGGCTCTCGATGCGATGCGCCGCGAGTTCCCGGGTGCCTATTTCGCGGTGGAACCGGTGGAAGGCCCGCGGCGGGTGGCGCACGGCTACGCCACCGAACGCCTGGAACCTAATGCCATCTGGGTGAAATTCAAGGACCTCGTGGTCCCGGATGCGCTGCGTCTCATTATGGTGGTTCCGCGTATGGAAGCCGCCGAGCTCATGGCGCGCCTTTCCCGCCTCGATATGCCCGGGGTGGATTGGGCGGCGTCGTCATCCTCCGGCTCCGGCTGGGTGGATTGGGCGGCGTCGTCATCCTCCGGCTCCGGCTGGGTGGATGCCGGGCGCGCCGGGATCTCCAAGGCGAGCGCACTTGAGGTGCTCCGCCGCGATTTCGGGATCGCGCGCGGGGGAACCGTGGCCGTGGGCGATGGCGGGAACGACATCCAGATGCTCGAGTGGGCCGGCGTGGGGGTCGCGATGGGGCAGGCGCTCGATTACGTCCGTGCGCACGCGCGTGCCGTGACCGATCCGGTATGGGACGACGGCGTAGCTACCCTCCTCGAGGTGCTGTTGGCGCGTTAA
- a CDS encoding DUF488 domain-containing protein, with translation MATTILGWGYEGKTISDLLDTLEANRVHTVVDIRLTPISRKKGFSKTRLRQAVESTGTRYVHMRSLGNPKDNRAAFAHPGTPEAHAAHARFRNEVLATPDARVAIHEIADLAHDGAILVLCFEANHQQCHRKLVIEETRAVLEESERFAA, from the coding sequence ATGGCCACCACTATTCTCGGTTGGGGCTACGAGGGGAAAACTATCAGTGATCTTCTCGATACATTGGAAGCTAACCGAGTCCATACCGTTGTTGATATTCGGCTTACTCCCATCAGCCGCAAGAAAGGATTTTCTAAAACGCGGCTTCGCCAAGCGGTTGAATCTACGGGGACTCGCTATGTTCATATGCGTTCCCTCGGTAATCCTAAGGATAATCGGGCAGCTTTCGCTCATCCCGGAACTCCCGAAGCGCATGCCGCTCACGCGCGTTTCCGCAACGAGGTACTCGCGACTCCGGATGCGCGGGTAGCCATCCACGAGATTGCCGACCTAGCGCATGACGGTGCGATCCTCGTTCTCTGCTTCGAGGCTAATCACCAGCAGTGCCACCGAAAACTCGTGATTGAGGAAACGCGCGCTGTGTTAGAAGAGTCCGAGCGCTTCGCGGCTTGA